A stretch of the Malus sylvestris chromosome 10, drMalSylv7.2, whole genome shotgun sequence genome encodes the following:
- the LOC126586459 gene encoding poly(A)-specific ribonuclease PARN-like translates to MASLPPQIRRRFLSTTTTTTNVSRKWAVKEVTKSNYSESLEEFKNHLSSSDFVAVSLQKTGSHRAPWLRPQPFDTVDTSYWKAKYAAERFQLLQFAACPFTLRASKLTLHPYNFVLFPRDELKMGMPTYSFSAQTSHLTSMAEEGFDFNACIYNGISYLSRAQESAAKVWIGNPAASSYVTNTSSTHTIADTVFVERIKSRVTHWKTAFKSTKKDDALLSSLRKIVMRSEMYGTRPCMDLDVCSERQVQLALEMLKEFSDDLVPLIIPAKGGGTQAVRVVLTSSKEDRELFERELQNLEEEQNKRVRGFREVIDLISASQKPVVSHNSLNDFTVIHSEFLSPLPTNVDEFVGSLRSVFPHILDVSHLMKNIPAAISYLNNHYFTPIDMEISPQENEGNIHNLCVVKMCYFFAKLCSILKISENAMVSNNALLDPALEEYTNISNPCSDNPQESTNGDIRVWTKNMRKVSCDHLVFLWGFRNGMTAGMLKSLLHKSHAVFSEEFDVRLVDKSCAIVVFWQPALSQTFLDAVSSEEICDSLREIVSEGLRASNYETYNRVCRLGLWEADLAESMDKALEDSDCLMEANSSTYSKDIYWSSDSTINFDDL, encoded by the exons ATGGCGTCTCTGCCTCCACAAATACGGCGCCGTTTTctcagcaccaccaccaccaccaccaatgtCTCAAGGAAATGGGCCGTGAAGGAAGTGACGAAGTCCAATTATTCCGAGTCCCTGGAGGAGTTCAAGAACCACTTGTCCAGTTCCGACTTCGTGGCCGTCTCGCTGCAGAAAACGGGGTCGCATCGTGCGCCGTGGCTCCGCCCCCAGCCCTTCGACACCGTCGACACGTCGTATTGGAAAGCCAAGTACGCCGCCGAGCGGTTCCAGCTTCTCCAGTTCGCCGCCTGCCCTTTCACTCTCAGAGCCTCTAAGCTCACCCTTCACCC ATACAACTTTGTATTGTTCCCAAGGGATGAATTGAAGATGGGGATGCCAACTTATAGCTTTTCAGCTCAAACATCACATTTGACTTCCATGGCGGAAGAAGGTTTTGATTTCAATGCCTGCATATATAATG GTATTTCGTACTTGTCTAGAGCACAGGAATCTGCGGCTAAAGTTTGGATAGGGAATCCGGCCGCCAGCAGCTATGTAACGAACACTTCTTCGACCCATACCATTGCTGATACAGTTTTCGTAGAAAGAATTAAATCGCGAGTTACGCATTGGAAAACTGCATTCAAAAGCACAAAGAAAGATG ATGCTCTGTTGAGTTCCTTGAGAAAAATTGTAATGCGAAGTGAAATGTACGGAACAAGACCTTGCATGGATCTAGATGTTTGTAGTGAACGTCAAGTCCAGCTTGCACTGGAG ATGTTGAAGGAGTTCTCTGATGACCTTGTTCCTTTAATAATCCCAGCAAAGGGCGGAGGAACTCAGGCTGTTCGTGTTGTTTTGACAAGTTCTAAAGAGGACAGGGAATTGTTTGAG AGAGAGCTTCAAAACCTCGAGGAGGAACAGAACAAGAGAGTTCGTGGATTTCGAGAGGTGATCGATTTGATTTCTGCTTCACAGAAACCTGTTGTCTCCCACAATTCCCTTAATG ATTTCACAGTTATTCATTCAGAGTTTCTCTCTCCCCTGCCGACTAATGTAGACGAGTTTGTGGGTTCCTTGCGCTCGGTTTTCCCCCACATACTTGATGTCAGCCATCTGATGAAGAATATTCCTGCAGCTATTTCATACTTGAATAATCATTACTTCACACCCATTGATATGGAAATTTCGCCTCAAG AAAATGAAGGCAACATTCATAATCTTTGTGTTGTGAAGATGTGCTACTTTTTTGCAAAGCTCTGCTCCATTCTGAAAATTTCCGAAAATGCTATGGTATCTAACAATGCACTGTTGGATCCAGCCCTCGAAGAGTATACAAACATTTCCAATCCGTGTTCTGACAACCCCCAAGAATCAACCAATGGGGATATCAGAGTCTGGACAAAGAACATGAGAAAGGTCAGCTGTGATCATTTGGTATTCTTATGGGGATTCAGAAATGGGATGACTGCGGGGATGCTCAAGAGCTTGTTGCACAAGTCACATGCCGTCTTCTCTGAAGAATTTGATGTTCGGTTAGTGGATAAGAGCTGTGCCATTGTTGTTTTCTGGCAACCTGCTTTATCCCAAACTTTTCTGGATGCCGTCAGTAGTGAAGAGATTTGTGATTCTTTAAGGGAGATCGTTTCGGAGGGCCTAAGAGCATCGAATTATGAAACTTACAATAGAGTCTGCAGGTTAGGCTTGTGGGAGGCAGATTTAGCAGAGTCCATGGACAAAGCCTTGGAAGACTCGGACTGCCTTATGGAAGCTAATTCATCTACATATTCTAAAGACATTTATTGGTCTAGCGACTCAACGATTAATTTTGATGACTTGTAA
- the LOC126586479 gene encoding uncharacterized protein LOC126586479 — translation MAMASLQRLRHSQILHRLPSLSLISRSSASSTSPSSSTHSAKVSDRIVKLFAIDVDGRKREVVGLSGHTLLKALAQGGLIEPASHRLEDIDACSAECEVNIAQEWFDKLPPRSYDEEYVLKRNSRARVLNKHSRLGCQVVLTPELQGMVVAVPEAKPWDIP, via the coding sequence ATGGCGATGGCGAGCCTTCAGAGACTCCGTCACTCCCAAATCCTCCACCGTCTCCCTTCCCTCTCCCTCATCTCCAGATCCTCCGCCTCCTCCACCTCCCCATCCTCCTCCACCCACTCCGCCAAAGTCTCCGACCGAATCGTCAAGCTCTTCGCGATCGACGTCGACGGCCGCAAGCGCGAGGTCGTGGGCCTATCGGGCCACACTCTCCTCAAGGCCCTGGCCCAGGGCGGCCTTATCGAACCGGCCTCCCACCGGCTCGAGGACATCGACGCCTGCTCCGCCGAGTGCGAAGTCAACATCGCTCAGGAATGGTTCGACAAGCTCCCGCCGCGGTCCTACGACGAGGAGTACGTGCTGAAGAGGAACTCGAGGGCTAGGGTTCTCAACAAGCACTCCAGGCTCGGATGCCAGGTCGTCCTCACTCCGGAGCTTCAAGGTATGGTGGTTGCTGTCCCTGAGGCCAAACCCTGGGACATTCCATAA
- the LOC126586480 gene encoding calmodulin-like protein 3, with translation MDKAELRRVFHMFDQNGDGRITKKEMRDSLEKLGIYIPDKDLIQMIEKIDVNGDGFVDMDEFGALYQTIMDERDEEEDMREAFNVFDQNGDGFITVDELRSVLSSLGLKQGKTLEDCTIMIKKVDVDGDGRVNFKEFKQMMKGGGFAALSSN, from the coding sequence ATGGACAAGGCGGAGCTACGGCGGGTTTTCCATATGTTTGATCAGAACGGGGACGGACGGATCACGAAGAAGGAGATGAGGGACTCGTTGGAGAAGCTGGGGATTTACATTCCGGACAAGGACTTGATCCAGATGATCGAAAAAATCGATGTGAATGGAGATGGGTTCGTGGACATGGATGAGTTCGGGGCGTTGTACCAGACGATCATGGACGAGAGGGACGAGGAGGAGGACATGAGGGAGGCGTTCAATGTGTTTGATCAGAACGGAGACGGGTTCATCACGGTGGACGAGCTGCGGTCGGTTTTGTCTTCCTTGGGGCTCAAGCAAGGGAAGACACTGGAGGATTGCACGATCATGATAAAGAAGGTTGATGTGGATGGTGATGGGAGGGTGAATTTCAAGGAGTTTAAGCAGATGATGAAAGGTGGTGGGTTTGCTGCTTTAAGTTCAAATTAA
- the LOC126586482 gene encoding F-box/FBD/LRR-repeat protein At1g13570-like encodes MSFNDANDILTTFCLLRSFPALQELEIRANKKDQAVVGDVNYGLDNNQNCLLTKLRLVKITGISGVGAELDVIRFLLSSSPVLKKMIVAPATVNECSRRLIWKCF; translated from the exons ATGAGCTTCAATGATGCGAATGATATTTTAACTACTTTCTGTCTTCTGAGAAGCTTCCCTGCTCTACAGGAGCTTGAAATTCGG GCCAATAAAAAAGATCAGGCTGTTGTGGGAGATGTGAACTATGGGTTAGACAACAACCAGAATTGCTTATTGACCAAACTGCGACTTGTGAAGATAACCGGCATCTCTGGTGTCGGAGCTGAACTAGATGTCATCAGGTTTTTGCTTTCAAGTTCACCTGTGCTCAAGAAGATGATTGTTGCGCCTGCTACTGTCAATGAATGCAGCAGAAGACtaatttggaagtgcttttag